CAATGCCACCCATCACGGGCATGTTGAGGTCGAGCAGCACCAGGGCGGGGCGGACCGGGCTGAACAAGGTGCCGCGTTGGGCCAGCATTTCCAAGGCTTGCTCACCGTTTAGGGCTACCAACACCTGGTCGGCTATGTTCAAACGATGCAACAGCCGCTGGTGGAGAAAATTGCTGGTTTCATCATCGTCAACCAGTAGCACAGTGGAAAGCTTATTCATAAGACGCGTAGCAATAACAGGAAAGGAAGACTTTATTCAGCTGTTGCTCCTGCCGGCAGCGTGATAATGAAAGTTGAGCCTACTCCTATCTCGCTTCTCACCGCGATATTGCCGCCGGCATTTTCGACCATGCGCTTGACCATGTAGAGGCCGATTCCGGAGCCATCCACGTGGTCGTGGAGGCGGCGGAACAGGCCAAAGAGCTGGCCCTGCTGAACCTCATTGAGACCTAAGCCATTGTCCTGCACCTCGAGTACAATGGTGGATTTGGTACTGCGGCAATGCAGTCGTACTTCGGGCGGGCAGCCGGGGCGCTGGTACTTAATGGCGTTGCTAAGCAGGTTGTAGACAATGCTGCGCAGGTTTTGGGGGGCGAAGGAAATGCTAGGGCAGGTGGTGATATCCAGAGTGAGGCAGCCATCCGCCGCAATCAATGAGGCGGCCAAGTCGATGCGGATTTCAGCCACTAACGCAGCCAGGTCCACGGCTTCCGGGGCTGGGTTTGGCCCCGCTGAAGCCGGGACACATCGGTGAGTTGGGCAATAGTAAGCTGGAAGCGGTCGACAGCCTGTTGCATACGCGCAAGCAGGGGCTGCACGTGGTCGGACTGCTTGACGGAGGCGGGCAGTTCTTCGCCTAGCGCGTGTAGCAGCCCTTCGAGGTTGCTGATGGGGGCCTTCAGGTCGTGGCTGGCGGTATAGACAAAGGTGTCGAGGTCGGCGTTGGTGCGCGTGAGCTGGCTGTTGGCGGCGGTCAGTTCGGCGTTGGCCTGGGCCAGTTGCTTTCGGGCGGCCACTTGCTCGGTCACATCGGTGCCAAACACGGCAATGCCCGCCGGCTGGCCGGCTTCCTCAAACCGGTGGTACGTGAAGTTAAAGTAATGGCGCCTGGGGGGCAGGCCATTGGGCTGGGCGAGGTCGGCGGGCACTTCGACCCCTACTTGCGGCTCGCCGGTGGCGTACACCCGGTCGAGCAGGGCCACAAAGTCTGGCGTGGCGGCGTCGGGTAGCACTTCCGCCAGGGGTTGGCCCAGGAGCTGGCGTCCCGGAAACACCCGTTCCTGGGCTGCATTGCAGTACTCAAACCGGTGGTCGGGACCCCGCAACAGGGTGAGCAGAGCGGGCGTTTGCTCAAACACCTGGTGAAAGGCTTCGCGCTCGTTCAGCTGCCGTTGGGTAGCGGCCAGCGCGTCGGCCTGCAGGGTTTCGTTGAGGCGGCGGGCCAGCACCGCCTCGGTGACGTTATAGGCGAAGAGAGAGACGCCGACCGTGTGGCCCTGCTCCTGGTAGGCGTCGCAGGAAAACGTGAAGTACTGGGTGCGGGCGGCCTGCCCCGCGGGCGGTACCAGGGTTAGAGGCGTTTCCACGCCGAAGTACGAGATACCGGAGCGGTACACGCCGTCGAGCTCTGCCACTAGGCCCAGGGCTTCGGCCTCGGGGTGCCAGTCGGCCACAGAACGGCCGAGGGGCATGGGGTGGTCGGGGAAAAGCTGCTGAAAAGCGGGGTTGCCGTAATCGAGCTGGTGAGTAGGCCCGCGCAGGATACACACGGCGGCCCGGGTCTGGCTCAGGAAGCGTACGAGGCTGGCCCGCTGATGGTCGGCCTCGGCCTGGGCTGCCTGAGCAAACCGGGTTGATGCCAAGACCTGGCCTTCCAGGTGCTGGATGTGCGCATGCAGGTCGGCATTGCTGGTGAGCAAATCTTGGTTGGTAGTCTGCAGGAGGTCGATAACCGTGGCCAGCTCTTGGTTTGGCTGCACCTGCCCGGGAGAGCCCGGAGCAATGTTAAGGGGGGTGGGAGTGCCGAGGGGGGAATTTGACATAGCGGCGCCGGATGCGCCAGGGGAAAACAGGAGCCAGGAAAGCAGCGGCGCAGACTGCGGGCGAAAAGGGCCGACGGCCGCGCTGAGGCGGTGGAGGGGCCTCCGGGGGCGGAAGGCAAGCCGGGCGGCCGTCCACGCGAACCCGGCAATAGGGATATACGGAGGTAAGCGAACAATGAACGGGAAGAAGAAAAGCCGGACCGTATGCGGGACCTTGTCCGTATACATGAAAAGATGCACTGCCCCTCCCCGACGGCTGCCTCAGGGGGCATAGCCTAGACAGGGCTATGCACTGCGCAGGTTTACATGCGGCATTATTACCGATGATTTTTGGGCAATACTAAACCTCACCGTGAGCCAATTGGGCTCCAACCGTAACAGATATGGCCCTTTCCAGAACAAAAGACCACCGGAAACACCGCCGGGATATTGTAGTGATTGGTGCTTCGGCGGGCGGCGTTACGGCCCTGCTGAATTTGGTGAAAACCCTGCCAGCCGATTTTCCGGCTCCTATTTTCGTGGTGCAGCACGTGGGGCCCGACTCGCCCAGCATTCTGCCGCAACTGCTCAGTGCAGCAGGGCCACTGCTTGCAAAACACCCCGAGAATGGGGAAATCATGGTACCTGGGGTGATTTACGTGGCCATGCCCGACCACCATTTACTGGTAGAAAACGACCGGGTGCTGGTGACGCGGGGCCCGAAGGAAAACCGCTTCCGGCCCTCTATCGACGCGCTGTTTCGCTCGGCCGCCTACATGTATGGCCCCCGCGTGATTGGCGTGGTGCTCACGGGCTACCTCGACGATGGTACCTCGGGCCTGTGGAGCGTGCAGCGCATGGGCGGGCTGGCCGTGGTGCAGGATCCGCATGATGCGCAACAGCCGGCCATGCCGGAAAATGCGCTGCAATTTGTTCAGGCCGACCACATTGTGCCACTGGCGGAGATAAGCGCGCTGCTGGTGCGCCTGACCCTGGAGCTGGCCCCGGCCAAAACGCGGCTGCCGGCCGCCCAGCTGGACCTTCTCAAAATCGAGTTTACCATTGCCAAGCAAAACAACGCTTTTGAGCTGGGTATCATCGACAAGGGGGAGCTTACGTCCTTCACCTGCCCCGACTGCCACGGGGCGCTCACCCAGCTCATCGAGGGCAAGCTGATTCGCTACCGCTGCCATACGGGCCACGCCTACACCATCAGCGCACTGCTGAGCGAGGTTACCCAATCAGTGGAAAGCCTGCTCTACCAATCCATGCGCGGGCTGGAGGAAACCAAGCTGCTGCTGCTGAACCTGGGGCAGCACTTTGAGCAGGAAAAACAACCGGCTGTAGCCGCGTTATTTTTCCGCAAAGCGGACGAAACCGGCCACCAGGCCCGCGTGGTGCATGACTCCATTCTCAAGCAGGAGGCACTAAGCGGTGACCTGCAGTTCCAGAAAAAGAAAGAAGGGTAGTCTGTACGCCACCAGAATAGCCGGTTTGCCCCGAATAAAGCTGTACCTTACTGGTATCCCCAGCAAAAATGCCTGATATAGAGCAGTTTGACAACAACACCCCCCACCCCACTCCACCGGCCGCTTCTTTGGTTGGCCGCGAGCCGGATGAGGCGAATAGTGCCGGGGCGCGTCAATTGTTGGATCTGGTGCGGGATTCCCCGGCTTGCCTAGCCAGTCTGGCCGGTCCTGACCATATGGTTACCGTGACCAATCAGCGGTTTCGCGGACTGTTCGGCAACCGGCCCCTGGTGGGCCTACCGCTGCGGGCGGCCTTGCCAGAGTTGACCAGTCAGCCCTTTTTCAGCCTGCTGGACGAGGCATATGCCAACGGGCGCACTTGTTACGGCCTTCAGGAAGTAGCTTACCACGGCCGCGCCGGACATAATCCCGTGCATTTCACGTTCATTGGCCAGGCCGTGCGGAATGCCGACGGCACAGTGACCGGACTATTGCTGTTTGCCTACGATGTAAGTGCCCATGTGCTGGCTCGCCAGTGGGTGGAAACCCATGAAGAGTACGCCGCCCGTACCCGTCAGCAGCTGGCCGTGGCCAACGAGAAACTCTCCATCACCAACGAGGAGCTGGACGTGACCAACGAAGAGCTGACGGTGAGCAACCACGAGTTGAGCGTCACTAACCTGGAACTGGCCCTGGCCAATGAGCGGCTCTCGGTCGCCAACGAGCAGCTGCGGGCCACCAACGAGGAAATTTGCCTGCAGGCAGCGGAGCTGCGCCGGGCCGAGGCGGCCGTGCGCCAGCTCAACGACGAGCTGATGCTTACCAACGATGGACTGGTAGAAACCGTGTCCAGCGCCGTGGAGGAAGTGGAGGCGGCCCGGCGCGAGGCGGAGGCACAGCGCCAGCGCCTGCACCGGCTGGTAGCCGAGGCCCCCGCCCTGATTGCCGTTCTTTCCGGCCCGGAGCACCGCTTTCAGCTGGTTAACGAGGCGTTTCAACACCTGCTTGGAAACCGCACCCTGATGGGCCAGCCCTTTCGGGAGGCGCTGCCTGAACTGGCGGGCCAACTGTTTGGGGAGCGGCTGGAAGCCGTGTACCGCACGGGTGTCACCTACCACGGCACCGATGAGCCCGCCGCCCTGGACCGCACCAACACGGGCCAGCTGCAGATGGGATATTTCAACTACATCTACCAGGCTACCCAGAACGCGGCCGGTTGCATCGATGGCATCCTGGTCTTCGCTTACGACGTGACGGCCCAGGTGCTGGCCCGGCAAGTGCTGGCCGACAACCGGCAGCAGCTGTTGGCCTTAAACCAGCAGCTGGCGGCAGTAAACGAAAAGCTCTACGCCGCCAACGCCCAGCTGGGGGACGCCAATGTACTACTCGTGGACGCCAACGACCAGTTGGGTGACAGCAACCAGCACCTCACCTTCGCCAACACTGAGCTGGATACTTTCGTCTACACGGCCTCGCATGACCTGCAAAACCCTATTACCAACCTGGAAGGGCTGCTGGGCGTCTTGCGCGAAGAGTTGCCGGACGAATGCCAGGCGGGCCCAGCGGCCCGTATTCTGGAGCTGATGCACGATTCGGTGGAGCGGTTCCAGCGTACCCTGGGCCACCTGGCCGCCATTACCCGCCTAGCCCCTGCCCTGGGCGTTCCCCCTGTTCCGGTGAGTTTGGCGGAGGTGGTGCGGGACGTGCTGC
The Hymenobacter sp. DG25B genome window above contains:
- a CDS encoding response regulator codes for the protein MNKLSTVLLVDDDETSNFLHQRLLHRLNIADQVLVALNGEQALEMLAQRGTLFSPVRPALVLLDLNMPVMGGIEFLDAFQAMPLLQQQAVVIVVLTTSMNPRDLSHVNSLPIAGLISKPLTKEKLSALLEVHFPYLIPVS
- a CDS encoding sensor histidine kinase, which encodes MDLAALVAEIRIDLAASLIAADGCLTLDITTCPSISFAPQNLRSIVYNLLSNAIKYQRPGCPPEVRLHCRSTKSTIVLEVQDNGLGLNEVQQGQLFGLFRRLHDHVDGSGIGLYMVKRMVENAGGNIAVRSEIGVGSTFIITLPAGATAE
- a CDS encoding PAS domain-containing protein gives rise to the protein MSNSPLGTPTPLNIAPGSPGQVQPNQELATVIDLLQTTNQDLLTSNADLHAHIQHLEGQVLASTRFAQAAQAEADHQRASLVRFLSQTRAAVCILRGPTHQLDYGNPAFQQLFPDHPMPLGRSVADWHPEAEALGLVAELDGVYRSGISYFGVETPLTLVPPAGQAARTQYFTFSCDAYQEQGHTVGVSLFAYNVTEAVLARRLNETLQADALAATQRQLNEREAFHQVFEQTPALLTLLRGPDHRFEYCNAAQERVFPGRQLLGQPLAEVLPDAATPDFVALLDRVYATGEPQVGVEVPADLAQPNGLPPRRHYFNFTYHRFEEAGQPAGIAVFGTDVTEQVAARKQLAQANAELTAANSQLTRTNADLDTFVYTASHDLKAPISNLEGLLHALGEELPASVKQSDHVQPLLARMQQAVDRFQLTIAQLTDVSRLQRGQTQPRKPWTWLR
- a CDS encoding chemotaxis protein CheB, translated to MALSRTKDHRKHRRDIVVIGASAGGVTALLNLVKTLPADFPAPIFVVQHVGPDSPSILPQLLSAAGPLLAKHPENGEIMVPGVIYVAMPDHHLLVENDRVLVTRGPKENRFRPSIDALFRSAAYMYGPRVIGVVLTGYLDDGTSGLWSVQRMGGLAVVQDPHDAQQPAMPENALQFVQADHIVPLAEISALLVRLTLELAPAKTRLPAAQLDLLKIEFTIAKQNNAFELGIIDKGELTSFTCPDCHGALTQLIEGKLIRYRCHTGHAYTISALLSEVTQSVESLLYQSMRGLEETKLLLLNLGQHFEQEKQPAVAALFFRKADETGHQARVVHDSILKQEALSGDLQFQKKKEG
- a CDS encoding PAS domain-containing sensor histidine kinase, which gives rise to MPDIEQFDNNTPHPTPPAASLVGREPDEANSAGARQLLDLVRDSPACLASLAGPDHMVTVTNQRFRGLFGNRPLVGLPLRAALPELTSQPFFSLLDEAYANGRTCYGLQEVAYHGRAGHNPVHFTFIGQAVRNADGTVTGLLLFAYDVSAHVLARQWVETHEEYAARTRQQLAVANEKLSITNEELDVTNEELTVSNHELSVTNLELALANERLSVANEQLRATNEEICLQAAELRRAEAAVRQLNDELMLTNDGLVETVSSAVEEVEAARREAEAQRQRLHRLVAEAPALIAVLSGPEHRFQLVNEAFQHLLGNRTLMGQPFREALPELAGQLFGERLEAVYRTGVTYHGTDEPAALDRTNTGQLQMGYFNYIYQATQNAAGCIDGILVFAYDVTAQVLARQVLADNRQQLLALNQQLAAVNEKLYAANAQLGDANVLLVDANDQLGDSNQHLTFANTELDTFVYTASHDLQNPITNLEGLLGVLREELPDECQAGPAARILELMHDSVERFQRTLGHLAAITRLAPALGVPPVPVSLAEVVRDVLLDLALPITATGAQVEVDVAACPAVAFPESNLRSIIYNLLSNAIKYQRPGLPPRVEVRSRMENGGCVLEVEDNGLGLSAAQQAQLFGLFQRLHAHVDGSGVGLYMVKRMVENSGGRIAVESQPGVGSIFSVYFKG